The nucleotide sequence atccctccttccttttcttttccaagggatttaataaatcatttttcctttAGACAAAATCCTTTAATCTTCCAAAAATCATATCTTCCAATCTGTagctccgattgactccgttccaccTCCAGtgattccgtaaaattgagatctatctaatggcactattaattagtCTAACTAGATGACACCCCGCGCGTTGCAGCGGGAATTTTTAAGTGGCATTCTAAACAAAATTTCGTAAACAGACATGTGTATGATTTGAAAAGTGTCATAGTTTGATTGATACTTGAGAAATCGTACATAGAACATAGTTGATTGGTACGACGAAATAGGTGGAGAATGACATACACGCTCAATATGGTTGATGATGATTTGAAGATTTCTCAGATTGTTCGTGCATGCGTTGAACATTTTGATGAATACATTGTTCCCGGCATCCCATATAAATATGAGAATTGGGTGCAGTAGTTTCTACGGGACATGTGCAAACATCGATTAAGATTTTGTAGAAGAATTGGTTGAATAGGTAACCAAAGAAATTACTACTGGAAATGATTGGGAGAAAAATTATATGCACGAACATCTGTTTCTGCTACCTAATGTCTACGGTGAGCCTCAACTGAAGCAAATTGATTTGATGAAGGGATCAGATCATCAGAACTTGTGATGACAGGCCGACGTGCACAACAGGTTAAAACAGTTCTCTATGCAAGCAGGATCGCCTTAGTGGCTGGCTGGAAACAAAGCATTTTCAAACATATTAATACAAAAGCATATTTTTCCCCTGatgtcctgagttcaaatctccatatgagtgaatttcagattgggttatttgaggacTAAGTTTCATGTTCaataggctaagttcctaatttaaataGCTGCATATATCCAGTTGAatatagaggccgggtaaaaaatacccttctctaaaaaaaagtatatttttctaaaaaaagaattGTAACCTACATAGGGCGGTGATAttgttttttcaatatttttctatttaacATATAAGGTTAATGAAAGAGCAAATAACACATGACGAATGCAAAAGGAAAACGAATGTAAAATCTTTCATTCATACCTCGTCGAATAATGTCGGTTTCACTATTAGAAACCAAaactttgtttttgtttttcactAATCTAAGAGACAACAAAGAACGAATCATTCTAGTGCTAACGGAATCTTAAAATGATTGAAAGAAAGGAAGCCGAAAAATTGGATGAAGTCATATGGTCGGAAGGAGATTGGACGTAGGCTTAGGCGGATGGTTCGATTTGGCAAGATCTACTTGATGCTACGGTGACTCAATTTAAGGATGTGTAATAAGGCGAGAGAAAAGGAAACCTTCAGGGTGAATTATTGAGAGATCTAACTGGCCATTACAGCCGTAATAGATGCCCTTGCCGTTTTCAAAAAGCTGAAACGTTGCCCCGCATAACACGTAGAAACAGAGCATCGACACCTGGGCCAACTGCTTAGCGAGACTTTGGTTGGATGGGCTGAGGTGTGTTCAATGGGCTGCCTCCATCCGCTAGCTCGGCTGGCCAGGGCGAGGAGAGCAGGAAAGATCAGATGGTCTATAGTGCTCACCCTAATTGATCGGACGGCTGGTATTAGATGATGACGTGGCTTCACACATTTTAAGCTTTTATAGCAATCAATGATTTTTAGTGGGTACCAATTATATAGGAAGAAAGGATTAGAATCTTTCTTTAGGTCTTTGTCtaggtttttgattgtttgcgtatagtcgtggctaccggattttcgtcgatcgtggTTTTCTCAAAGATTCGTAAAGCTCCGtaaagaccttgagcaaggcaagtcaccctttgatcaattgctcctataattgaaaaatcattattattttgtttgtaacTTGCATTATTATAATCACACACTTAATTTGCTTGGCCttggtttgcgtgccaaaccgacggacctacccagtagtcgcactaattcctaTAGGTTGTAATACCCTGATTTCTTGTCGCTGCACCCTTATGGTACTtcggtatccgtgctctctgagcgcgtataccaaatatctcACATACACCGCTaattgtcgaaaacttgggaaatgggtttgtgaagccttgaaaacacgacatgtggtgtcggtgtgtttgaaaataaaatgaattgtgaaaactcgcgatgcgtgAGCCGTGCCTACGTGGCGCTGTCCCGTATTcacatataaggaccgattcttgtgggaaactcatcgagcataatcaaagtgcaaccacaaggtggaatgggacaccctggctaagtaactagtcggttcagggaaacctcgcatgccaatagttgggaacgccggggcggggtcggttggTGCCAAACCGAGTTCCTGGTAAGCAAGGAAGAGAAGCTTACAgaattaccgatcgaggtggttggagtttgatttgtgaaaactaaaatggcctatatttatgtgaggccttgatccttctatgtggcatgaggtaaccctgagtcggcttgggaaaggctttgtcgcgaacctctgacaccggccagtgtctggagtaagttcgtgtcttgtgggtaaagtgtaccgctctgtagaggttaactaactgttcgaacagccgtgcccacggtcatgggcggatgtgaggtggttcccgttgcgtagatttgatTGCATGTGCTTTGCGAAAAGTTGTTGTGGAATGgaaatcgtaaccagaatcagcctatgtggcagatggatgacctaggtggtcagaaacgaatctgtgtgattcgggatgtctgtgggcatcatagactaggcttcccgagtggaagcggattgctttgctgctgggcagctggactctgggagtccgcaaaaatgaaaaaggctctgggagccgcctaatcaagtgaaatggctctgggagccgataagtaatgatctgacccaggaggtcggtacattaccatttgagttgttgaaaagcatctcttaagtcgaatcgagacgcaagtcttcTTTCGACCCAaagttaaaaagaaataaatcacttagtgatttcaaaaatgatttcaaacaaagcatttgcaaaacaaccttacctctcttccaagcttgcattaaacacctaaattcccgtgacttgctgagtacgaaagtactcacccttgctctatataaatatatatatagttcctccgccttGAAGTGAAGATGAAGTGGAGTGAAGATTAGGATTTCGTCCTGGTTCCTAGCCGttgcctgtggtgttgggtgttagttcgttggttccgctgctgctgctgttgttggtgtttcctcgttcgtgtcgtcggttgcattctcgggctgttctgagctgcaatctaagttaaggtaaataagtcctctatttattttaaagattgcaatgattcatatttgtcaccgtgagTACCAacgctatgtcctgggactggtactgagatcgcggttttgtagaaagcggttcgcgccgtttttcctacgacacgctcctgtcaggtacCATTATACGGCGGTACCAGATTGGAGTGTGACATCTATCTATTTCTATTATATacttaaaagtccattaaacatcatATAAACGCTCCGAAGCCGCCACGTAGCGCTCCTACAAGCGCTCCTAGGCCGCCATGTGGCATTCTACAATCccaccatcgattttcatttaaattggtggacccattattttacaccGTCAGATTAGATCTATTTAATAAGTTTATGCTTTCTATATCCAAGCCATTTACCGGAAATACTTATATACATGAAAATAGTTACGTAAGATGGAAATACTTACATACGTATAAGTATGAAAATATTTACGTACGTATATGATCATTAGGTactgtttattaaaaaaagaaacaaagaacgTACGTGTGTACGATAAAAAAACCtataaatacaaaaaaaaacattgataaACTGTTCCCTTGGatggaaaaataaaaggaacgtacgtacgtatgtaaGGTGaatgcaagataaaaaaaatgctataAAACCCTAAAGGAAAATATATGTACGATCTTATAACCATCGGAAAAAAATAGAcggtctttttaaaatataatcttcaatattataaaaaataaaatttattactctGTAAATATAGTTACGTGGTGCTTCTATAAGCGCTCTTAGGCCATCACGTGGCAGTGGCACTGTATAATCTCACGTGGTACTATATTTAAATTAATGATCCATTATTTTATACCTTTACATTAGCCTGCTTCCTCTTAAtatcatctattatatactaaaagtcgaTTAAATATCCTATAAACGTACTCAGGACGCCACGTAGCactcctacaaatgctcctacGTCGCCGCATGACGTTTTAATATATTAGAAAGATCACAAAAATTTTGAGAGTAAACAAAACATTTGGCCGTCCATTTTCTGTATACAGTGGACCCATTGTTTTCTACTATTAAATTATTTGTCCAATTAAAAAAGGAATACCACCTATTTCCtttctctcctattttcctCTTTTAGAAAGgtggaaaatatatttttttaccaatTATTTTTTGTCATTATATTTATTTagccaaaaagaaaaggacaaaaAAAGCCCGCATATCTCATCCCCGCCCGTCCAGTAAGTACGTGCGTGCATACCTCCCCACCTATTTCctttctctcctattttcttcttttaagatagatggaaaaaatattttatgataaCAAATTTTAAACACTGTATTATCTAAATCATATagctaattttttatttgtacaCTCCATTAGATTGTTtactataaaatattttaagatTGAAGATCCAAGTTTGGGACATATATTATTAAATTCATATAGCTAATAttattatagaaattcattacTTTGGGACATATATATTCTACAGGCAAGCTATTGTTCACTGATCcatatatttttaagaaaaaatcaaatagatttttaaaCATTCTGATTAATAACATGCacttaaattagaaaaatttaaTTAGTTTAATTAGAAAATACAATACCCAAAGTATTTCTAATAGCCATAAgataaattgtatttataggATCCATTCGATCTATCTTGAAAAACAATAATCTCTCCGTATCCTCTCGCCTTACATATACATCTGACCCTCCCTATTTGACTCtcccatcctctcctctccagctCAATTATCccatcttctattttttttaaattaacataatataaaaatattcatagctattgttttattttataactaaataaataaatcaagatcacattagctatattttactatataaaataaaaaatacatcatTTGAAGGTAGACACTATCGTTTGCATGCCAATTAAATAACAATGAAAAATTAATTGAAAATATGTAACACGTTGTACTAAATCATTGTACATAACAAAAATCAATAAACGCCCCTCCAGAACGCTCATAACTCATCGTGTATAATATCCTAAAATTCTAAAATAATCCAATTAAATTGTTgtatccattatttttaactattagatctatttttaagaaaatcttAAGTTGCCATGTGTCACCTCCTATAAAAAGGGAAATAATCTTTGAAATTCTTAGAAAAAATGAAACACCCCATCATCGGATTTCACTTAAATAATATAGAAAAATTAGAAGAATAaaatctcctccacctcctccccaccctcACATGCACAAAACACCGTCCGTCATGTCCCTATTTTTTAGCTATTAAACTTAAAGATAAACAATCAATAATATtcattttcttaagaaaaactTATACAACGCATGCGCTCTAAATGTGCGCACCCTCACCCTTATGAAAACACACAGAGAGAAACAATCTATAATATTGGGTATTTGTTTAAGAAACACCATACAATCGCAGTCGCTCACAATATgtgcacactcacccctataaacgcACACACACATCCTACCCCTATGAGTATCTCCTAAAGACTAGGCCGACGAGCGTCTCGCCACGAGCGTCTCGCTGCAACGGGTATGTCAGCATTGAGGGAATAATTAGCTgtaaatgcgagcacccgtGTCAAGTCTAAGACTTGAATCTGGGTGGGCATGTTCCATCACAAGGAAcataaccagttgagctacacTCACTTCGCAATAATATTGGATattaaaaacaataattttGGAATACTACTATGCCTTTTAAATTGGTGGAACCATTATTATTTCTAACCATTATATCTATGTTATATAATAAACAAGCGTGTATTCATGGGACAtcacatttcaaaaatattattgcGCAACTATATTTCGTCATTATCGTATTCATGTTAGGTTGTGTGGAGCCTCTGACCTACTCtaaatgaaaatgttcatgGATGGATCACCTCTCAAACTACATCAATCATATTAGGCTATATAAATCTATACATTTAGTGAAGCCTCATGTCCCACCCAATTCATCCTCTAATAAACCATGATaatatatgcaattaaaaaaaaaagaaaacacattacttttactttcgttgacatattttctaaagaaaataagaCTACATTCTTTTCAAATGctgaagaagattataaataattgcttatagatattatttaaatatgatataacataaaagtaataggttagaaaattatatAAGCAATTAATACCGGTGAAAACAATTTATGGAGAAATCGTGACAATTGTTCTCCGGTTAATATTTCGCTCTTATAAATGTCGCATAGTTAGCGTACGACGCATGCCCGcgtgaatgcgcgggctaccttcctagttctaTTAAAATAGCACCTCAATTTGTGCTATGTTTTGCCCCATGGCACCTCAATTTGTCCTACATTCACCACTAGCTTGGTCTTCTTCCTCATTATATTTCCCCCCTAAATCATCATTATTCGTTTAAAAATagttgtgtatatatgtatagattctCTGCAAAAGATTAACATAGAGGCCTAGTTGCCATGTAAAAATAGTAACGTGTGCTCCAGCTACAGTACCTTAAAGTGGAATACAACACAATGCCATTTTTTACTGTAGCTATATTCATTGTATCTTAATAAAAAATAGTATTGTTGATAGGTACGTAGATAAGGAGTATCGAGTATAGACAAGAGGGTAGAGAACAACTTAGTTTAAAACAAAGTTTAAACTCTGGAAATAACAAATGATTCCATCCATAAGATACATTCAGCTTCTAGACCAAATCTAGACATCGTAATTAACCTGAATTAGATATATAGAGATTAGATACTCTCTGACTCTCTGTACTTAAAATTTTTCCTAGAATATATAATTAGTATAAGGATCGGATTATATTCAAAATCTGTCATGCAAAAGACGACAAATTTTCCAtgagaaagaaacaaaagaatttTCCAGGAGATCTCTTCCCATGAAATCTGAGTTCTAATTAAACTTGATCCTTGTTGATCAGCGTACTCTAGCTTTTGACCCACCATGATGTACTCTGTTCGGTCCGTAAATTCTATGAACTCTTTTATTTTCTGAACTCTTTTACTCATTCTTAATATATCTAGTAGTAGAGATGGCAACGGGTCGGGTCGGGCACGAGCAAAGCAAAACCATGCCCGACCCGATGCCCGATAGTCCCCACCCGAATCATGCCCGACAAGGTTAGCGGGCAAAACATTGTGCCCGTACCCATAACCACCGGGTACAGGCATGCCCGCTAGATGCCTAGCGGCACCCGGCGCCACTGCCTACCGTCGCCGTCATAACACTGAGCCGCCACAGACCCGCGCTGGCCTACGCCTTCGCCATCGCTTGCCCTCGCTGGCCCgctctgccaccgccgccattaACCTCCCAGCGCCACCTTCTGCCTGCGCCGCCGCATTGTGATGGGGTAGGAGAAGGAAGTGGGGAATTAGGTTAGGGTTTCTAGTTGAGTATATATATGTCCTTGGTTGATGGGCCAAGAAAAAGAGGTATAGAAATTAAGAGATTGCTAAAATTAACTAATACATATGTATAGGGTCGGGTATTACCAACGAGCAAAAAATAATACCCCCAACTGTTGCCCGCTACGTTTTTGGGTCTCGGGCGGGCGTATCCACGGGTAAAATATTACACCCATGTCCGTGCCCATCAGATCGGGTATCCACGGATACCCACGCCCGTGGGCAAAATTACTGTCCCTATCTAGTAGAGCTCATGCGGTCTGTTTCtttaaaagagagagaaagatggcaaattttcattttcatttgtcTGGTTTTAAGGAAGCCATGATCTTATATATGGGATTTTTGCCAGCGTTCAACAGAAGTGTAAAATGACTAACAACAGTCAGCTTGACTcactctgaactctgaatccACTACGTCAtcaggttaaaaaaaaagaaaaagaaaaactgaagaCCCCTATCTCCCAGCAAAACATTTCAAAGGGATAATAGGCCCTGATTACTGATAACAGCGCAGGTAAGCGCATCATCAAAAACAACAGCGCAAAAACTCTCCGCCACACTTTCAGAGAATCATGGTTGCTTAATTTAGGGGTTTATGGTTAACGAAAGTCATGTTAAAAAACAATTTACTCGAAATTTAACGCCACTCGATGTTTATATTTCTTTTTGAATAACTGTTTAATTCTGTGGAACCTGAATTTTCGACTTAGCTCAGCTCTGAAAACTTGTGTCAGCCACTTTTATAGGCGaacagattttcttttttttttttttacccaagGCAAAACGTAGCATTTCTGACACTTTGATAGACGATAACAAAATCAACATATATCAATGTAATTGGGTTATTCTCACGTTCATCACATCGAGGAAGTCCAAATTTCATTACACCGTTTCTCAGAATCTGTAATGCAGAGAGAGCATACATAAGCATAACAATTATGACCACaaccctatcttgaccaaacCCAAAATAAGCAGAGTTAATGTACAATGTAATTTTAGAGCGTCTACTAGATTGTTTACAGCCAATGCTTCTGGGGCTAGCCATCCCATTAGCAGAAAACAAAAACCATGGAAGCCAAGAGACCAATTCAGAAGTGATGAAACAGCAGATCTAGATACAACTGTAATACATATATGAACACAGCCTACCATATCGTCTGTCGAGTGGACAAAATTCGAACTCGTAAAGTCAGGATATTGTCATGGTATTTGGTAGATTTTCTCCAGTCCAGGTCTCAGATTTCACGGTCTCCTGCCGGCCTCTAGGTTGGTGTCTCTCAGAGCAATCCCACCATGCCCTTCTGGGACATTGACAGTCTCGAACCCGGTCGGTCTCACGCTGTAGGAGTTTGCGGTGTTATTGTTGCGCGAGGCCTCCGCTAGCTGGAAGGTGTATGCATGAGGCCAGAAAGCTGCAAAAAAAAGGGGAATGTTACCATCTTTTGTGATGTCAGTTATCTAGAATTATATaggtaaaagaagaaaaaaaaagaggtaccGTCTGCGTCATAAGGATATGGGAAGAATTGCAGATAACAAAATGATGCGACTGTAAGACCTGCAACAGGAGAAATGCCAGAATCAAGAAATggttgtggattttttttttccttttagatAGTGCTAGGACCTCTTGCATATAATTGTTATATTATTGAAATTGCAAACCTATCAGAGAGCCTGCAAATACATCCTGCCAGTGATGCCAGTAGTCATCCACTCGAGAAACAGCCACAAGTGCAGCAGTAAGAAGAGGCAGAAATACTATGCATAGCTTTGCAACATGACCTCTACGATCAAAAACTGTGATCTTCCCAGCTAAGTACCATGCAAGGAAGCCTAGACCAGCAAAAGACCCTGGAGTTGTgtaaataaacaaaaacaaaaatgttAGATAGTCTGGCCACAGCACCATATGACATAATTGTAGGAACACTACCATACATATGCATACACTACTGAAGGAATGCAACTTGGTATGGTCACTAGGAAATCACATACTGTCACGATAAGGCCAGTAAGCAAGTTATGTCCAGCTACAGGCTATGCAACTCCATAATGGTGTATGCATAAAGAAACCAAATGCTTGATACTACATACTGATCAACTGTCCCTACTCCATTGGCAGCCAAGTATCTACATTGAAGGCCCATTCAACATCACACCACTGCCTTACTTGCATAGTTATCTACATTGCCGGCTGGCTCCCAACCACCATTGCACCAAACTAGCTTCTGCATTAAGAAGTCCCTGCCCACGCCCAATTGAGGCCTCAAAGCGATCGTAAGCTCCTGATTCCAAGTCACATTATTGTCACTAAGCCAGACACTGCAAACTACCGAACCAATTGCATTTACAGCCCTAGAGCTAGTCATCTCTTGCTCCCAGCTCCCAGCACACCTTGTGCCAAAAGCATTTCCTTTGTATGGGGAAGAATTTGTGACTACCGTACCTCAGGAATATATGATTTTCATCTCTATGATAATGTACAAGTCAATATTTACCAAAGGCACAACGGGACAAAAAGGTATGTTGATTATGTATGTCACCACTTACATGAAGAGTGCCCGCTTGGAAAGCTCTTGTGACCTTCTTTGATGACACTCTTCTCTCCATGGCATATGACACCAGTAGTGACATTATCATAAACCTGGAAAGAAGGTCCTTCAGTGAGTTCTGGTCCACTAAGACTCAGAAAGATAAAACATTTGAATAATGAGAAGATCAACACAAACATGCTTGAAGAAAAGTGCACTTTAGGTTTTTAGCCTAAGAACCTTACATCCTTTCCATCTGGGAAACAGCGCCAGAAAAAATCTGGGCGTGGACGACCCACACCATCCTTAATTGCATCTGTGATTACCGCAGTTATAAGCACAGAGTATAGGATccctaccaaaaaaaaaatgtcaagcattattcctttttatttatattatcaacTTAATGGTAGGATCAAGAATATGTAAAATACCCAGTATGCCATGGTGCAAATCATAGAAATTCTTCTTTTTGAAGTAAATTCCACCAAAGATGGCACAAGGCAATACAATTCCAATGAGCTGGAAATCAGAAAAGTAGTTAAAAAAACTATCATAGCTTTCTGAAGTCCACAAATATAATTAACAGATGAAACATCATAAGAACACACCGGAACAGCCCAGAAGGGAACAGTATTGCCCTTCAATGGATATCTCAAGTCAGTCATCATGTCCCTCCCGACGAAACGGTGAAAAGGTTCAATTATGTTCAACAGTCCATCTATAACAGCAAGGAGTAGAAGTATTATCCAGTCGTACATGTGAAGTCTCGCCACTTTGGTTCCATGGGACTTTATAGTGTAACATCCTAAGACATCTGCCATTGTGTCCTTCAAATAACAAACATAACAAGAAAGCAAAGTGAGTAACTAGAGTTATAATAACAACTCCATGTAATGTGGATACAATGcaactataataaaaataaaactaagaATACCAGAATT is from Oryza sativa Japonica Group chromosome 9, ASM3414082v1 and encodes:
- the LOC4346680 gene encoding lipid phosphate phosphatase 2 translates to MADVLGCYTIKSHGTKVARLHMYDWIILLLLAVIDGLLNIIEPFHRFVGRDMMTDLRYPLKGNTVPFWAVPLIGIVLPCAIFGGIYFKKKNFYDLHHGILGILYSVLITAVITDAIKDGVGRPRPDFFWRCFPDGKDVYDNVTTGVICHGEKSVIKEGHKSFPSGHSSWSFAGLGFLAWYLAGKITVFDRRGHVAKLCIVFLPLLTAALVAVSRVDDYWHHWQDVFAGSLIGLTVASFCYLQFFPYPYDADAFWPHAYTFQLAEASRNNNTANSYSVRPTGFETVNVPEGHGGIALRDTNLEAGRRP